From Hippoglossus stenolepis isolate QCI-W04-F060 chromosome 6, HSTE1.2, whole genome shotgun sequence, a single genomic window includes:
- the LOC118110848 gene encoding rabenosyn-5, with translation MASSYPPPFEGTGEVKEGFLCPLCLKDLQSFYQLQDHYEEEHSGDERHVRGQLKSLVQKAKKAKDKLLKRDGDDRPDTGSYESFYYGGVDPYMWEPQELGAARSHLDLFKKHRAARIDHYVIEVNKLIIRLEKLTSFDRINSDAAKIRAIEKSVVSWVSDSDVPFCPDCGNKFNIRNRRHHCRLCGSIMCRKCMEFVPLPLAQKLINGTREALCVHGSPGHSQSPPAGGGSSSMGSRRGSISSLSSVTSMLEEKDDEKIRCCHHCMDTLMKIQQKLEEKDHMPDIVKLYERLRMCMDKVDERAPEYIRMAESLNAGETTYNLDTAGGLRLEVQKYYELIDALSKRILTLGVKDDPQPRPKALQLQKMVRYTATLFVQEKLLGLMSLPTKDKYGELKEKKKQEQEKRLQQERLASQETLKRRQESERNRPPVSTNGELPQAPRVPRMTKAAGWLPSADSGHTRSEFEDPLLQQIENIQSFLRQAREAQRADEVAMLEENLRQLQDEYDQQQTSLAIALSQKLAKEESLQQGEFHRLEAREREEREEREHWGPAVSSTQSSFTMERSLDISPVVVFQGEQDTAAEELTPKAERSPASLRAFPALTSQEESPPRLRSLGGHITPPGGEGQNSTSLNPFDEEDSTPTEEDPNNPFSEDIKREHKDVPNGKKIYNPFDEDVQEDAQADTAAGNPFEADDNTDTRNPFMEASGNSPGVSTNPFDREDDGEALPDLDMIEEELLLQQIDNIRAYIFDAKLSGRLDEVELLSENLRELQHTLQEQKKKKH, from the exons ATGGCCTCCAGCTACCCTCCCCCCTTTGAGGGCACAGGTGAGGTGAAGGAGGGCTTTCTTTGCCCTCTGTGCCTGAAAGACCTTCAGTCGTTCTACCAACTCCAAGACCACTACGAAGAGGAGCACTCCGGGGATGAACGCCATGTGAGGGGGCAGCTCAAAA GTTTGGTTCAAAAAGCAAAGAAAGCCAAAGACAAGCTCTTAAAGAGGGATGGTGATGACAGACCGGATACTGGCAGTTATGAGTCCTTCTACTATGGTGGAGTGGACCCTTACATGTGGGAGCCTCAGGAACTGG GAGCAGCTAGAAGTCATCTGGATTTATTCAAAAAACACCGGGCAGCCAGGATAGACCATTATGTGATTGAGGTCAACAAGCTCATCATCAGACTGGAGAAG TTGACATCGTTTGACAGGATCAACTCAGATGCTGCCAAAATCCGAG CCATTGAGAAGTCTGTAGTTTCATGGGTGAGCGACTCAGACGTCCCGTTTTGTCCCGACTGTGGAAACAAGTTCAACATTCGGAACAGGAGGCACCACTGTCGTCTCTGTGGGTCCATCATGTGTAGAAAGTGCATGGAGTTTGTCCCATTACCTTTAGCCC AAAAGCTGATTAATGGGACGCGAGAAGCCCTGTGTGTTCACGGGAGCCCCGGTCACTCCCAGTCTCCCCCAGCAGGAGGTGGCAGCAGTAGCATGGGCTCCAGGAGAGGCAGCATCAGCAGCCTGAGCAGCGTGACCTCCATGCTGGAGGAGAAGGACGACGAGAAGATCCGCTGCTGCCACCACTGCATGGACACACTGATGAAGATACAGCAGAAACTGGAGGAGAAGGACCACATGCCTGATATAGTGAAACTTTATGAG AGGCTGAGGATGTGCATGGACAAAGTGGATGAAAGGGCTCCAGAATACATCCGGATGGCTGAGTCGCTCAA TGCCGGGGAAACTACATACAACCTTGACACTGCCGGTGGACTCCGACTGGAAGTACAGAAATACTATGAACTCATCGATGCGTTAAG TAAGAGGATTTTAACACTAGGAGTTAAAGATGATCCACAACCACGTCCTAAGgcgctgcagctgcagaagaTGGTCCGATACACAGCCACACTATTTGTTCAG GAGAAGCTGTTAGGCCTCATGTCTTTACCCACTAAGGATAAATATGGAgagctgaaagaaaagaagaaacaagaacaaGAGAAGAGACTCCAACAAGAGAGACTG GCATCCCAGGAGACCctgaagaggaggcaggagtcTGAGAGAAACCGTCCACCCGTCAGTACCAACGGGGAGCTGCCGCAAGCCCCTAGAGTGCCGCGCATGACCAAAGCTGCCGGCTGGTTGCCCTCCGCAGACTCTGGTCATACACGCAGTGAGTTCGAAGACCCCCTCCTACAGCAGATTGAGAACATTCAGTCGTTCCTCCGTCAAGCACGAGAGGCCCAGAGAGCAGACGAGGTTGCCATGTTAGAGGAGAACCTGCGTCAGCTGCAGGACGAATACGACCAGCAGCAGACCAGTCTGGCCATCGCTCTCTCCCAGAAGCTGGCTAAGGAGGAGAGCTTGCAGCAGGGGGAGTTCCATCGCCTTGAGGCCCGGGAAcgggaggaaagggaggaacGGGAACACTGGGGCCCTGCTGTGAGCTCCACTCAGTCCTCCTTCACCATGGAGAGGTCTCTAGATATCAGCCCAGTGGTCGTCTTCCAGGGAGAGCaagacactgcagcagaggagctgaCTCCTAAAGCTGAGAGGAGCCCGGCGTCTCTAAGAGCGTTTCCTGCTCTCACAAGCCAGGAGGAGTCGCCTCCTCGTCTGAGGAGCTTAGGGGGACACATAACTCCCCCTGGTGGTGAAGGGCAGAATAGCACCTCCCTTAATCCTTTTGATGAGGAGGACTCTACTCCCACTGAGGAGGATCCCAACAATCCTTTCTCAGAAGACATCAAGAGGGAACACAAAGACGTACCCAACGGGAAGAAAATATACAACCCTTTTGATGAAGATGTCCAGGAGGACGCTCAGGCCGACACCGCGGCCGGGAACCCCTTTGAGGCGGATGACAACACCGACACTCGTAACCCTTTCATGGAGGCCTCTGGGAATTCCCCAGGAGTATCAACCAATCCCTTTGACAGGGAAGATGATGGTGAGGCTTTGCCCGATTTGGACATGATAGAGGAggaactgctgctgcagcagatcgACAACATTAGGGCCTACATTTTTGATGCCAAGCTCAGCGGCCGCCTTGACGAGGTGGAGCTCCTGTCAGAGAATCTGAGAGAGCTACAGCACACCCTacaggagcagaagaaaaagaagcactGA